Proteins from one Impatiens glandulifera chromosome 2, dImpGla2.1, whole genome shotgun sequence genomic window:
- the LOC124924812 gene encoding protein MEI2-like 1, which translates to MAVQNLNPFAPEYIPIRIVLSHSPILLNHHANSQIHPSLIPYNPIFPSPHLLYPSPFPPPPPPPQAASFFPFHNPPLRFLPPPPPSPAAIPPSTSVQGRELVLSSERVNPRPSQRREIVNNGATRRGNFVNKRWKPRINIGHDHDQENNSVRVSDESKSTVMGGLKKHEVEFLRSEDEKTTVMIKNIPYRYTWEMLLKFIDEHCMFENQKSKEEGETNRSAYDFMYLPIDFRSGMNKGYAFVNFTDPKAALKFHHCCSNLPWEYFPEAHKRSFIVSARIQVGLQALVSHFEKSTFYCEDDQFLPIRFNPPRDGGAGDDDGKTFIGKRVSPAMRASSTTALLEDPAIAVVADLI; encoded by the exons ATGGCTGTACAAAATCTAAATCCGTTTGCTCCCGAATACATACCAATACGAATCGTTCTTTCTCATTCACCAATTTTACTCAATCACCATGCAAACTCACAAATCCATCCCTCATTAATTCCATATAATCCCATCTTTCCATCTCCCCATCTTCTCTACCCATCACCGTTTCCACCGCCGCCACCTCCTCCTCAGGCCGCCTCTTTCTTCCCCTTTCATAACCCACCACTCAGATTCCTCCCTCCGCCGCCGCCATCTCCGGCGGCCATCCCACCGTCGACTTCCGTGCAGGGAAGAGAACTCGTATTATCTTCGGAGAGGGTGAACCCTAGACCGAGTCAAAGGAGAGAGATTGTTAACAATGGGGCCACCCGGCGTGGTAATTTTGTTAATAAGCGATGGAAACCTAGGATAAATATTGgtcatgatcatgatcaagaAAACAACTCCGTTAGGGTTTCTGATGAATCGAAGAGTACTGTAATGGGTggtttaaaaaaacatgaagTTGAGTTTTTGAGAAGTGAAGATGAGAAGACTACCGTTATGATCAAGAATATACCTTATCGATATAC aTGGGAAATGCTTTTGAAGTTTATTGATGAACATTGCATGTTTGAGAATCAAAAGTCTAAGGAAGAAGGAGAAACAAATCGATCTGCTTATGATTTTATGTATCTGCCCATTGATTTCAG AAGTGGGATGAACAAAGGGTATGCGTTTGTAAATTTCACTGATCCAAAAGCAGCTTTGAAGTTTCACCATTGTTGCAGCAATTTGCCATGGGAATATTTTCCTGAAGCTCATAAGCGAAGTTTTATTGTCAGTGCTAGGATTCaggta GGTTTACAGGCACTAGTGAGCCATTTTGAGAAATCGACCTTTTACTGTGAAGACGATCAATTTCTTCCGATAAGATTCAACCCACCAAGAGACGGCGGCGCCGGTGATGATGACGGCAAGACATTCATCGGAAAACGCGTCAGTCCGGCCATGCGTGCATCGTCGACGACGGCGCTACTAGAAGATCCAGCAATTGCTGTTGTTGCTGATCTGATCTGA
- the LOC124923741 gene encoding coatomer subunit alpha-1-like yields the protein MLTKFETKSNRVKGLSFHCKRPWILASLHSGVIQLWDYRMGTLIDRFDEHEGPVRGVHFHKSQPLFVSGGDDYKIKVWNYKLHRCLFTLLGHLDYIRTVQFHHEYPWIVSASDDQTIRIWNWQSRTCISVLTGHNHYVMCATFHPKEDLVVSASLDQTVRVWDIAALRKKTVSPADDILRLSQMNTDLFGGVDAVVKYVLEGHDRGVNWASFHPSLPLIVSGADDRQVKLWRMNETKAWEVDTLRGHMNNVSCVMFLAKQDIIISNSEDKSIRVWDSTKRTGLQTFRREHDRFWILAAHPEMNLLAAGHDSGIVVFKLERERPAFSVSGDTMFYTKDRFLRLYEFSTQKDTQVIPIRRPGTTSLNQGPRTLSYSPTENAVLICSDTDGGSYELYVVPKDNISRGDTVPEAKRGLGGSAIFVARNRFAVLDKSNNQVLVKNLKNEIVKKSSLPIATDTIFYAGTGNLLCRADDKVVIFDLQQRLILGDLQASFVKYIAWSNDMETVALLSKHAIIIANKKLVHQCTLHETIRVKSGAWDDNGIFIYTTLNHIKYCLPNGDSGIIKTLDVPIYISKVSGNNIFCLDRDGKNRVLTIDATEYLFKLSLLRKRYDHVMSMIKNSQLCGQAMISYLQQKGFPEVALHFVKDERTRFNLALASGNIEIAVASAKEIDEKDYWYKLGVEALRQGNTGIVEYAYQRTKNFERLSFLYLVTGNTEKLNKMLKIAEVKNDVMGQFHNALYLGDVRERVKVLENAGHFPLAYITASLHGLQDVAERLAAELGDNVPVLPEGKVPSLLMPPAPILSGADWPLLRVMRGIFEGGLDTIGRGGAADEEEEDADADWGEELEIADVDGLPIGTAQAILEDGEVGGDVEEDGGWDLEDLGLPESDTPKASASINSSTVFVAPSSGMPVSQIWTQKSSLAAEHAAAGHFDTAMRLLSRQLGIRNFGPMKPMFLDLHFGSHSHLRAFSSAPIISLAIERGWSENASPNVRGPPSLIFNFSQLEEKLKAGYTATTGGKFSEALRIFLNIFHTIPLIVVESRREVDEVKELINIVKEYVLGLKMEVKRKEIKDDLVRQQELAAYFTHCKLQMPHLRLALQNAMTVCFKAKNFATAFNFSRRLLETNPTNDKQVKMARQVLQASEKSMNDACRLNYDFRNPFVICGATYVPIYRGQKDVSCPYCSSKFVPNCEGQLCAVCELAVIGADASGLLCSPAQVR from the exons ATGTTGACGAAATTCGAGACAAAGAGCAATCGAGTTAAGGGACTGAGTTTTCACTGCAAGAGACCATGGATCCTCGCAAGTCTTCACAGTGGTGTCATTCAGCTATGGGATTATCGTATGGGGACTTTAATTGACAGATTCGATGAGCATGAAGGCCCTGTTCGTGGTGTTCACTTTCACAAGTCTCAGCCACTTTTTGTATCTGGAG GAGATGATTACAAGATTAAGGTTTGGAACTACAAGCTTCATAGATGTCTTTTTACCCTTCTTGGCCATCTAGATTACATCAGAACTGTGCAGTTTCATCACGAATATCCTTGGATTGTAAGTGCTAGTGACGATCAGACTATCAGGATATGGAATTGGCAGTCGAGGACGTGTATCTCTGTGCTGACTGGACACAATCACTATGTAATGTGTGCCACTTTTCATCCAAAAGAAGACCTTGTAGTGTCCGCTTCCCTGGATCAAACTGTACGTGTTTGGGATATTGCTGCCCTGAGGAAAAAGACAGTCTCCCCTGCAGATGATATTCTGCGGCTGAGTCAGATGAACACAGATCTTTTTGGTGGGGTTGATGCCGTTGTTAAATATGTATTGGAAGGTCATGATCGCGGTGTCAATTGGGCATCCTTCCATCCATCTCTACCTTTAATTGTTTCAGGAGCAGATGATCGACAAGTGAAGCTATGGCGTATGAATG AAACCAAGGCTTGGGAAGTGGACACATTGAGGGGGCACATGAACAATGTGTCATGCGTCATGTTTCTTGCCAAACaagatataataatttcaaactcAGAGGACAAGAGTATTCGTGTTTGGGATTCAACAAAACGAACAGGATTGCAGACCTTTCGGCGTGAACATGATCGCTTTTGGATTCTTGCAGCTCACCCTGAAATGAATCTTCTTGCTGCTGGTCATGATAGTGGTATAGTTGTGTTTAAGTTGGAAAGGGAGAGGCCTGCATTCTCTGTAAGTGGTGATACTATGTTCTATACCAAAGACCGATTTTTAAGGCTCTATGAATTCTCAACTCAAAAGGACACCCAAGTTATTCCTATTAGACGTCCAGGAACTACAAGCCTAAACCAGGGTCCACGAACTCTTTCATATAGTCCTACAGAAAATGCAGTTTTGATCTGTTCTGATACAGATGGTGGCTCTTATGAGCTGTATGTTGTGCCAAAAGACAATATAAGCAGAGGTGATACAGTGCCAGAAGCTAAAAGAGGTCTGGGAGGATCAGCTATTTTTGTCGCACGAAATAGGTTTGCAGTACTTGACAAAAGCAACAATCAAGTATTAGTGAAGAATCTCAAAAATGAGATTGTTAAGAAAAGTAGTCTCCCTATTGCTACTGACACCATCTTTTATGCTGGAACTGGGAACCTTCTGTGTAGGGCAGATGATAAAGTTGTAATTTTTGACCTACAGCAGAGGCTTATCCTTGGTGATCTTCAGGCTTCTTTTGTCAAGTACATTGCTTGGTCCAATGATATGGAAACAGTGGCTCTACTCAGCAAACATGCTATAATTATTGCCAACAAAAAACTTGTGCACCAGTGCACCCTCCATGAGACTATACGTGTTAAAAGTGGAGCCTGGGATGATAATGGAATTTTCATTTATACTACCTTGAATCATATCAAGTATTGCCTTCCTAATGGAGATAGTGGAATAATTAAAACACTCGATGTACCAATATACATCTCCAAAGTTTCAGGAAATAACATCTTTTGTTTGGACAGGGATGGAAAGAATCGAGTTTTAACTATTGATGCAACAGAGTATCTATTTAAGCTCTCTTTGTTGAGGAAGAGGTATGATCATGTTATGAGCATGATAAAGAACTCTCAGCTCTGTGGGCAAGCAATGATTTCTTATTTGCAGCAGAAAGGATTCCCTGAAGTTGCTCTTCATTTCGTTAAAGATGAGAGAACTCGTTTTAATTTGGCTCTAGCTAGTGGTAACATAGAAATTGCTGTTGCTTCAGCTAAGGAAATTGATGAAAAGGATTATTGGTATAAACTGGGTGTAGAGGCTCTACGTCAAGGTAACACAGGGATCGTGGAGTATGCCTACCAAAGGACAAAAAATTTTGAAAGGCTATCTTTCCTGTATCTCGTTACTGGGAATACGGAGAAGTTAAACAAGATGCTAAAAATTGCTGAAGTGAAGAATGATGTTATGGGCCAATTTCATAATGCTCTGTATCTTGGTGATGTCCGAGAACGTGTTAAAGTCTTGGAGAATGCCGGTCATTTTCCTCTTGCTTATATTACTGCATCTCTTCATGGCCTACAGGATGTAGCTGAACGCTTAGCTGCTGAGTTAGGTGATAATGTTCCTGTTCTTCCAGAAGGTAAAGTGCCCTCCCTTTTGATGCCTCCTGCCCCAATTCTTTCTGGTGCTGATTGGCCACTCTTGAGGGTCATGCGAGGCATATTCGAGGGTGGATTAGATACTATTGGAAGGGGGGGTGCGgcagatgaagaagaggaagatgcagATGCTGATTGGGGTGAAGAACTGGAGATTGCTGATGTAGATGGTTTGCCAATTGGCACTGCTCAGGCAATTTTGGAGGATGGAGAAGTTGGTGGAGATGTTGAAGAAGATGGAGGATGGGACCTTGAAGATTTGGGACTTCCCGAGAGTGATACTCCAAAGGCTTCGGCTTCAATTAATAGTAGCACAGTTTTTGTTGCCCCCTCTTCTGGAATGCCTGTGAGCCAAATCTGGACACAAAAATCATCCCTTGCTGCTGAACATGCAGCAGCTGGACACTTTGATACTGCAATGAGGTTGCTTAGCCGGCAATTGGGAATAAGGAATTTTGGTCCGATGAAACCCATGTTTCTTGATCTTCATTTTGGTAGCCATTCACATTTACGTGCATTTTCGTCTGCGCCAATCATCTCGCTGGCTATTGAGCGTGGATGGAGTGAAAATGCTAGTCCTAATGTAAGGGGGCCACCCTCACTTATCTTCAATTTCTCTCAGTTGGAAGAAAAGTTAAAGGCTGGATACACTGCTACAACAGGTGGAAAGTTCAGCGAGGCTCTTCGAATTTTCCTCAATATATTCCACACAATTCCGTTAATCGTAGTTGAGTCAAGGAGAGAAGTTGATGAAGTGAAGGAATTGATTAACATAGTGAAAGAATATGTATTGGGCTTAAAAATGGAGGTGAAAAGGAAGGAAATCAAAGATGACCTTGTGCGGCAACAGGAGCTTGCCGCCTATTTCACCCATTGCAAGCTCCAAATGCCTCACTTGAGGCTTGCTTTGCAGAATGCCATGACTGTCTGCTTCAAGGCTAAGAATTTCGCAACAGCATTTAATTTTTCCAGGAGGCTTCTAGAAACAAATCCAACTAATGATAAACAGGTGAAAATGGCGAGGCAAGTGCTGCAGGCTTCTGAGAAGAGCATGAATGATGCGTGTCGGCTGAACTATGATTTCAGAAACCCGTTTGTCATTTGTGGGGCTACTTATGTGCCTATTTACAGAGGACAAAAAGATGTTTCCTGCCCATATTGCAGTTCTAAGTTTGTACCAAATTGTGAAGGGCAGCTGTGTGCTGTTTGTGAACTTGCAGTTATTGGAGCAGACGCATCAGGCTTGCTGTGTTCACCTGCCCAGGTAAGATAA
- the LOC124928065 gene encoding coatomer subunit alpha-1-like, with protein MLTKFETKSNRVKGLSFHSKRPWILASLHSGVVQLWDYRMGTLIDRFDEHEGPVRGVHFHKSQPLFVSGGDDYKIKVWNYKLHRCLFTLLGHLDYIRTVQFHHEHPWIVSASDDQTIRIWNWQSRTCISVLTGHNHYVMCATFHPKEDLLVSASLDQTVRVWDIGALRKKTASPADDIMRLSQMNTDLFGGVDAVVKYVLEGHDRGVNWASFHPTLPLIISGADDRQVKLWRMNETKAWEVDTLRGHMNNVSCVMFLAKHDIIISNSEDKSIRVWDSTKRTSLQTFRREHDRFWILSAHPEMNLLAAGHDSGMVVFKLERERPAFSVSGDTLFYTKDRFLRFYEFSTQKDTQVIPIRRPGSTSLNQGPRTLSYSPTENAVLICSDTDGGSYELYVVPKDNISRSDTVPEAKRGLGGSAVFVARNRFAVLDKSNNQVLVKNLKNEIVKKSSLPFATDTIFYAGTGNLLCRADDKVVIFDLQQRLILGDLQASFVKYIVWSNDMESVALLSKHAVIIANKKLVHQCTLHETIRVKSGAWDDNGIFIYTTLNHIKYCLPNGDSGIVRTLDVPIYISKVSGNNIFCLDRDGKNQVITIDATEYLFKLSLLRKRYDHVMSMIKNNQLCGQAMIAYLQQKGFPEVALHFVKDERTRFNLALASGNIEIAVASAKEIDEKDYWYKLGVEALRQGNTGIVEYAYQRTKNFERLSFLYLVTGNTEKLNKMLKIAEVKNDVMGQFHNALYLGDVRERVKVLENAGHFPLAYITASLHGLQDVAERLAAELGDNVPDLPEGKVPSLLMPPAPILSGADWPLLRVMRGIFEGGLDTIGRGGAADEEDEDADADWGEELEIADVDGLPNGISHAVLEDGEAGGDVEEEDGGWDLEDLGLPESETPKASISTSSVFVPPSPGMPVSQIWTQKSSLAAEHAAAGHFDTAMRLLSRQLGIRNFGPMKPMFLDLHFGSHSHLRAFSSAPIISLAIERGWSENASPNVRGPPSLIFNFSQLEEKLKAGYTATTGGKFSEALRVFLNIFHTIPLIVVESRREVDEVKELINIVKEYVLGLKMEVKRKEIKDDLVRQQELAAYFTHCKLQMPHLRLALQNAMTVCFKAKNFATAFSFSRRLLETNPTNDKQVKMARQVLQASEKSMNDACQLNYDFRNPFVICGATYVPIYRGQKDVSCPYCSSKFVPNVEGQLCNVCELAVVGADASGLLCSPSQVR; from the exons ATGTTGACGAAATTCGAGACAAAGAGCAATCGAGTTAAGGGACTGAGTTTCCACAGCAAGAGACCATGGATCCTAGCAAGTCTTCACAGTGGTGTTGTCCAACTATGGGATTATCGTATGGGGACTTTAATTGATAGATTCGACGAACATGAGGGTCCTGTTCGTGGTGTTCACTTTCATAAGTCTCAGCCACTTTTTGTATCTGGAG GAGATGATTACAAGATTAAGGTTTGGAACTACAAGCTTCATAGGTGTCTTTTTACCCTTCTTGGGCATCTAGATTACATCAGAACTGTGCAGTTTCATCACGAACATCCTTGGATTGTAAGTGCCAGTGACGATCAGACTATCAGGATTTGGAATTGGCAGTCGAGGACGTGCATCTCTGTGCTGACTGGCCATAATCACTATGTAATGTGTGCCACATTTCATCCAAAAGAAGATCTTCTAGTGTCCGCTTCCCTGGATCAGACTGTACGTGTTTGGGATATTGGTGCCTTGAGGAAAAAGACAGCCTCCCCTGCAGATGACATTATGCGGCTAAGTCAGATGAACACGGATCTTTTTGGTGGTGTTGATGCTGTTGTTAAATATGTATTGGAAGGTCATGATCGTGGTGTCAATTGGGCATCATTTCATCCCACCCTACCTTTAATTATTTCTGGAGCAGATGATCGTCAAGTGAAGTTATGGCGCATGAATG AAACCAAGGCTTGGGAAGTGGACACATTGAGGGGGCACATGAACAATGTATCATGTGTCATGTTTCTTGCCAAACATGATATTATTATTTCGAACTCAGAGGACAAGAGTATCCGTGTTTGGGATTCAACAAAGCGAACAAGTCTGCAGACCTTTCGGCGTGAGCATGATCGCTTTTGGATTCTTTCAGCTCACCCGGAAATGAATCTTTTGGCTGCTGGTCATGATAGCGGTATGGTTGTATTTAAGTTGGAAAGGGAGAGGCCTGCATTCTCTGTGAGTGGTGATACTTTGTTCTacactaaagatcgatttttgCGATTCTATGAATTCTCCACTCAAAAAGACACTCAAGTTATTCCCATTAGGCGTCCAGGATCTACCAGTCTAAACCAGGGTCCAAGAACTCTCTCCTACAGTCCTACTGAAAATGCTGTTTTGATCTGTTCTGATACAGATGGTGGCTCTTATGAGCTGTATGTTGTACCAAAGGACAATATAAGCAGAAGTGATACAGTGCCAGAAGCTAAAAGAGGTCTGGGAGGATCAGCTGTTTTTGTGGCACGAAATAGGTTTGCAGTACTCGACAAAAGCAACAATCAAGTGTTAGTGAAGAATCTCAAGAATGAGATTGTTAAGAAAAGTAGTCTACCTTTTGCTACTGACACCATATTTTATGCTGGAACAGGGAACCTTCTGTGTAGGGCAGATGATAAAGTTGTAATTTTTGACCTACAGCAGAGACTTATCCTTGGTGATCTTCAGGCGTCTTTTGTTAAGTACATTGTTTGGTCCAATGATATGGAAAGTGTGGCTTTGCTCAGCAAACATGCTGTAATTATTGCCAACAAAAAACTCGTGCACCAGTGCACTCTCCACGAAACTATACGCGTTAAAAGTGGAGCCTGGGATGATAACGGAATTTTCATTTATACTACCTTGAATCATATCAAGTATTGCCTTCCCAATGGAGATAGTGGAATAGTGAGAACTCTAGACGTACCAATATATATCTCCAAAGTTTCAGGAAATAACATCTTTTGCCTGGACAGGGATGGAAAGAATCAAGTTATAACTATTGATGCAACAGAGTATCTATTTAAGCTCTCGTTGTTGAGGAAGAGGTATGATCATGTTATGAGCATGATAAAGAACAATCAACTCTGTGGACAAGCAATGATTGCTTATTTACAGCAGAAAGGATTCCCTGAAGTTGCTCTTCATTTTGTCAAAGATGAGAGAACTCGTTTTAATTTGGCTCTAGCTAGTGGTAACATAGAGATTGCAGTTGCTTCAGCTAAGGAAATTGATGAAAAGGATTATTGGTATAAACTGGGTGTAGAGGCTCTACGTCAAGGTAACACAGGGATCGTGGAGTATGCCTACCAAAGGACGAAGAATTTTGAGAGGCTATCTTTTTTGTATCTCGTTACTGGGAATACGGAGAAGTTAAATAAGATGCTAAAAATTGCTGAAGTGAAGAATGATGTTATGGGCCAATTTCACAATGCTCTGTATCTTGGTGATGTCCGAGAACGTGTTAAAGTCTTGGAGAATGCCGGTCATTTTCCTCTTGCTTATATCACTGCATCTCTCCATGGCCTACAGGATGTAGCTGAACGCTTAGCTGCTGAGTTAGGTGATAATGTTCCTGATCTTCCAGAAGGGAAAGTTCCCTCCCTTTTGATGCCTCCTGCCCCGATTCTTTCTGGTGCTGATTGGCCACTCTTGAGGGTCATGAGAGGCATATTTGAGGGTGGATTAGATACTATTGGAAGGGGGGGTGCGgcagatgaagaagatgaagatgcagATGCTGATTGGGGTGAAGAACTGGAGATTGCTGATGTAGATGGTTTGCCAAATGGCATTTCTCATGCAGTTTTGGAGGATGGAGAAGCTGGTGGtgatgttgaagaagaagatggaggATGGGACCTTGAAGATTTGGGACTTCCTGAGAGCGAAACTCCAAAGGCTTCAATTAGCACTAGCTCGGTTTTTGTTCCCCCCTCCCCTGGAATGCCTGTGAGCCAAATCTGGACACAAAAATCATCCCTTGCTGCTGAACATGCAGCAGCTGGACACTTTGATACTGCAATGAGGTTGCTGAGCCGGCAATTGGGAATAAGGAATTTTGGTCCGATGAAACCCATGTTTCTCGATCTTCATTTTGGTAGCCATTCACATTTACGTGCATTTTCGTCTGCGCCAATCATCTCGCTGGCTATTGAGCGTGGATGGAGTGAAAATGCTAGTCCCAATGTAAGGGGGCCACCCTCACTTATCTTCAATTTCTCTCAGTTGGAAGAAAAGTTAAAGGCTGGATACACTGCCACAACAGGTGGAAAATTCAGTGAGGCTCTTCGAGTTTTCCTCAATATCTTCCACACAATTCCGTTAATCGTAGTTGAGTCAAGGAGAGAAGTTGATGAAGTGAAGGAATTGATTAACATAGTGAAAGAATATGTATTGGGCTTAAAAATGGAGGTGAAAAGGAAGGAAATCAAAGATGACTTGGTGCGGCAACAGGAGCTTGCTGCCTATTTCACCCATTGCAAGCTCCAAATGCCTCACTTGAGGCTTGCTTTGCAGAATGCCATGACTGTCTGCTTCAAGGCTAAGAATTTCGCAACAGCATTTAGTTTTTCCAGGAGGCTTCTAGAAACAAACCCAACTAATGATAAACAGGTGAAAATGGCGAGGCAAGTGTTGCAGGCTTCTGAGAAGAGCATGAATGATGCGTGTCAGCTGAACTATGATTTCAGAAACCCGTTTGTTATTTGTGGGGCTACTTATGTTCCTATTTACAGGGGACAGAAAGACGTGTCCTGCCCATACTGTAGTTCTAAGTTTGTGCCAAATGTGGAGGGGCAGCTTTGTAATGTTTGTGAACTTGCAGTTGTTGGAGCAGATGCATCAGGCCTGCTTTGTTCTCCTTCTCAAGTAAGATAA
- the LOC124924813 gene encoding protein SHI RELATED SEQUENCE 3-like: protein MMMMSNRVGGGSGSGSGASRCQDCGNQSKKDCVYMRCRTCCKSRGFQCQTHVKSTWIPVSRRRPRLHHHHLLSPLPHPSSSSNPKRHRDSHLSPPPPPSGQEMAEEDHLPSEVNTKATFRCVRVSSNDNELDQYAYQTAVNIKGHLFKGILYDQGRESSHHHHHQRQQHNFNHNNVQTSSNNYQPFIMLQQQQQKSHHHTNDQATTIAYPSPFNAFMPGTNLTHL, encoded by the exons atgatgatgatgagtaaTAGAGTTGGAGGTGGTAGTGGAAGTGGAAGTGGAGCTTCAAGGTGTCAGGATTGTGGTAACCAATCAAAGAAGGATTGCGTATACATGAGATGCAGAACTTGCTGTAAAAGTCGAGGGTTTCAGTGCCAAACTCATGTCAAGAGCACTTGGATTCCTGTCTCACGTCGTCGTCCAAGACTTCACCATCACcatcttctctctcctcttcctcatccttcttcttcttcaaacccTAAAAGACACAGAGACAGTCATctctctcctcctcctcctccctcAG gGCAAGAAATGGCTGAGGAAGATCATCTTCCTAGTGAAGTAAACACCAAGGCAACATTTAGATGTGTTAGAGTAAGTTCAAATGACAATGAGCTTGATCAATATGCTTATCAGACGGCTGTAAACATAAAAGGTCATCTCTTCAAGGGTATACTCTATGATCAAGGCCGTGAAtcatctcatcatcatcatcatcagagACAACAACATAATTTCAACCATAATAATGTTCAAACCTCGTCTAATAATTATCAACCGTTCATTATgttacaacaacaacaacaaaagagTCATCATCATACAAATGATCAAGCCACAACAATAGCATATCCAAGTCCCTTCAATGCATTTATGCCAGGTACTAATTTAACCCATCTCTAA
- the LOC124925545 gene encoding cysteine protease RD19A-like, translated as MDNLFSLLFIFSLLAVTSSVFADDVVGGDDFLIRQVVDDNELLNDEHHFSLFKTKFGKSYATAEEHDYRLSVFKSNLRRAKRHQSLDPSAVHGVTQFSDLTSAEFRQNYLGLKRLKLPSDANKAPILPTKDLPEDLDWRDHGAVTPVKNQGSCGSCWSFSTTGALEGAHFLSTGKLVSLSEQQLVDCDHECDPEEAGSCDSGCRGGLMNSAFEYAFKNGGLMREKDYPYTGKDGGACKFDKKKIAASVANFSVVSLDEDQIAANLVKNGPLAVAINAVYMQTYIGGVSCPYICSKRLDHGVLLVGYGSSGYAPIRMKEKPYWIIKNSWGENWGEGGYYKICRGRNVCGVDSLVSTVAAVHSTATTQ; from the exons ATGGATaatctcttctctctcctcttcatcttctctcTTCTCGCCGTCACCTCATCTGTATTCGCCGACGATGTCGTCGGCGGCGACGATTTCTTGATTCGGCAGGTAGTCGATGATAACGAGTTGTTAAACGATGAACATCATTTTAGTCTATTCAAAACCAAGTTTGGAAAGTCGTATGCTACTGCGGAGGAACACGATTATCGATTGTCGGTCTTCAAGTCTAACTTGCGCCGAGCTAAACGACACCAGAGTTTGGACCCATCTGCGGTCCATGGTGTCACTCAGTTCTCTGATTTGACATCTGCTGAGTTCCGGCAGAATTATCTCGGTTTAAAGAGGTTGAAACTTCCATCCGATGCTAATAAGGCGCCGATCCTTCCTACTAAAGATCTTCCTGAGGATTTAGATTGGAGAGATCATGGAGCTGTTACTCCTGTTAAAAATCAG GGTTCTTGTGGATCTTGTTGGTCATTTAGCACAACCGGTGCTTTGGAAGGTGCACATTTTCTCTCAACAGGGAAGCTAGTGAGTCTTAGCGAACAACAGCTTGTCGATTGTGACCATGAG TGTGACCCAGAGGAGGCAGGATCTTGTGACTCTGGTTGTAGGGGTGGGTTGATGAACAGTGCATTTGAGTATGCGTTCAAGAATGGAGGGCTTATGCGTGAGAAAGACTATCCTTACACTGGAAAAGATGGAGGAGCGTGCAAATTCGACAAGAAAAAGATTGCTGCTTCTGTAGCCAACTTCAGTGTGGTCTCTCTGGATGAGGATCAAATTGCTGCAAATCTTGTTAAGAATGGTCCTCTTGCAGTGGCTATCAATGCAGTTTACATGCAGACATATATTGGGGGTGTGTCATGCCCATATATATGTTCAAAGAGGCTAGACCATGGTGTGCTGTTGGTTGGATATGGTTCGTCTGGCTATGCACCCATCAGAATGAAGGAGAAGCCATATTGGATTATAAAGAACTCTTGGGGAGAGAATTGGGGTGAAGGGGGTTACTACAAAATCTGTCGTGGACGCAACGTATGTGGTGTGGACTCGTTGGTTTCGACTGTTGCTGCTGTTCATTCTACCGCAACCACACAGTAA